The Dermacentor andersoni chromosome 1, qqDerAnde1_hic_scaffold, whole genome shotgun sequence genomic interval AATGCTTTAATTCTGTAGCAGCAAGTAAATGCTAAAGTTCTACACAGAATAATTGATTGCTAAAAAGGTAACGCCACAAATAGGTACCTGAAAGCGTGAAGTTTGTTGATTACCTTGTCTGTTCTTTTCGTGTACTGTCCTTGTGCATGTGTTTCATGAATCTGAATGGTCTAGAACACCACTTGCGTCATGCCTCCTGCTTTattaattgtgaaaaaaaaaagaattacatcATTTGCATTTACTTCTTTAACGGACACTTAAAGCACCCCCTGAAAATCTCACTACATTTGTTCTTTGCGAGATGTAATACACACATtaagtggaagggggggggggggggggagtcatcaATTTAAACAGCCTCCTATAGAAGGTGTGTGTGTCTTTCATCTCTGCATCAATTGTGACCTCTGAGAGGGTTACCTACGACAGTGCAGGGAATCATCCACCATGGAGGTGGTTGAAAATTTGGAAGCCCATGCAGCTGCCTGTGAGATTCATATCCTGTAGGATACCTGTTTCTCAGCTTGCAGATAAAAACACAAACCTCAAAAGACGAGAACGTTTATTCGATGCTATGTGCTACACGCTACATTTTCTTGCCGTAATGTGTTACATGGCATTGATCCAGCTTCACTATTGGGCTGCCTTCTGGAACATTTTGCCCTGCACTCTGCTTACAACCTCAGAGGTCAAACTTCGATGCTCTTGGCAAGTTAGACAACATGACACCAACTGAGTAGCACAAAAAGCTAGAGTCAGTATGTACCTCTATTGGGAAATCCTATAAACGTGCCAAGCTTCTATTTTCTCTCATCTTGAAGAAATGTGATGCTCTTCATCGGTTGGTTACTCTGGTATATTGTTGCCATAGGTgtacagggtctgttctgaaagtagtaggactcATTTAAAGATATATATATTCATGAGAATATCACAAACGATTAGAATTTTTCAAAGTAGCACCCTTCCGCATCTACACACTGCTGCCAATGAGTTTTCcagtttttgtacgcctccaggAACGCCTGGACCGGAATGTGTTTTAGCTCTCTAACCACCTCTACCGATCCGTGATGCTTCCCCTTGAGTGTCAATTTTATTCTAGAGAATAGAAAAAGGTCTGGCGGGGCCAAGTCGGGGCTGTAGGGGGGCTGAGGCAGCGTTGCCACCTTGTGCTGGGCAAGATGCTCCACTACGTGGAAAGCTGTGTGGCTCTGCGCGTTGTCATGGTGCAGCCGCCAATTGTTGACGATGGCTGGGCGGACATGAACAATGCGTTTTTGCAGTCTTTTGAGGGCTTCCATGTAAAAAACTGCATTAAATGTTTGTCTGGGTGGTACGAACTCTTTGTGGATGACTCCGTGTAGATCAGAAAAGTTAATGAGCATGGACTTTTGCTTGGATTTGCTCATTCGTGCTTTCTTGAGGCATGGGGAAAAAGGGGTGTGCTATTCTTAGCTCTGACACTTGCTCTCCGGGTCGTAATCACACCCAAGTCTCGTCACCGGTCACTACATTGTCCAAAAAGTCTGGGTCCTCATTCACATGATGAAGATCCTGGCAGTTCGCTTTCCGGTTGCCCTTTTGCTCCTCTGACAACATTCGCGGCATGAACTTCTCGCACACTTTCCTCATGGCTAAGTTTTCTGTCACGATCTCAAAAACTTGGGTATGAGGAATGCTCAAGTCATCAGCAATCATTCTGATACTCATCCTACGATCACTGTTCAGTAAATTTTTCACTCGCAATACATTTTCGTTGGTCTTGCTGGTCCAAGGGTGTCTGGAGCAGTCGTCATGTTCCACTCCTTCGCTACCTTCTCGGAACAGCTTGTGCCACTCAAAAACACCTGGTCTACCCATGGCAGCATCACCGTAGGCCTCCTTAATCATATCGTGAGTCTCTTTGCCCGTTTTACCATGCCTTACACAAAGTTTGATCGCGTATTGCTCATCCAATAAACGCTCCTGATTCTCCGTGACGAGGCGGTTCGACGGGGGCTCACAGTACAAGCGACCTGCTCTCTTCAACGGCTGAGAACCGACTGCAGATTTTTCCCAGCGTTCCCAATATCCCACTTCACCGATCCTGCACGCACAGACCGCCTTTTGTCCACCTGTTCGCCaaggaaaaaaccagtcctactactttcagaacagaccctgtatgtCAGTTGAAGC includes:
- the LOC126548286 gene encoding protein GVQW3-like, whose product is MIKEAYGDAAMGRPGVFEWHKLFREGSEGVEHDDCSRHPWTSKTNENVLRVKNLLNSDRRMSIRMIADDLSIPHTQVFEIVTENLAMRKVCEKFMPRMLSEEQKGNRKANCQDLHHVNEDPDFLDNVVTGDETWV